A section of the Acomys russatus chromosome 10, mAcoRus1.1, whole genome shotgun sequence genome encodes:
- the Evx1 gene encoding homeobox even-skipped homolog protein 1, with amino-acid sequence MESRKDMVMFLDGGQLGTLVGKRVSNLSESVGSPLPEPPEKMVPHGCLSPRAGPPTARERGGGGQEEEPVDGLAGSAAGLGGEPRSAGAAMLSPGPPVPSADSLSGQGQPSSSDTESDFYEEIEVSCTPDCATGNAEYQHSKGPGSDALGGSPNSGSEVPKSNSGSGNSGSQGTLACSASDQMRRYRTAFTREQIARLEKEFYRENYVSRPRRCELAAALNLPETTIKVWFQNRRMKDKRQRLAMTWPHPADPAFYTYMMSHAAAAGGLPYPFPSHLPLPYYSPVGLGAASAASAAASPFSGPLRPLDTFRVLSQPYPRPELLCAFRHPPLYPGPAHGLGASAGGPCSCLACHSGPANGLAPRAAAAASDFTCASTSRSDSFLTFAPSVLSKASSVALDQREEVPLTR; translated from the exons ATGGAGAGCCGAAAGGACATGGTTATGTTTCTGGATGGGGGTCAGCTTGGCACTCTGGTTGGTAAGAGGGTCTCTAATTTGTCCGAATCCGTGGGCAGTCCGCTGCCTGAACCGCCAGAGAAGATGGTGCCCCACGGTTGCCTGAGCCCGCGAGCCGGCCCTCCGACTGCTCGGGAGCGTGGCGGGGGAGGCCAGGAGGAGGAGCCGGTCGATGGACTAGCAGGCAGTGCTGCAGGGCTGGGCGGCGAGCCACGGTCTGCCGGAGCGGCCATGCTTAGCCCGGGACCCCCAGTCCCTTCCGCCGACAGCCTCTCTGGCCAAGGGCAACCCAGTAGCTCAGACACCGAATCGGATTTCTATGAAGAAATCGAGGTGAGCTGCACCCCGGACTGCGCCACCGGGAACGCCGAGTACCAGCACAGCAAAG GGCCAGGCTCCGATGCACTGGGCGGCAGTCCTAACAGTGGCAGCGAGGTCCCCAAGAGTAACAGTGGCAGCGGCAACAGCGGCTCACAAGGCACCCTGGCCTGCAGCGCCAGTGATCAGATGCGCCGATACCGCACCGCCTTTACCCGGGAGCAGATTGCACGGCTGGAGAAAGAGTTCTACAGGGAAAACTACGTTTCAAGACCACGGAGATGCGAGTTGGCAGCAGCCCTAAACCTCCCAGAAACAACCATCAAG GTGTGGTTTCAGAACCGACGCATGAAAGACAAACGTCAGCGGCTGGCCATGACGTGGCCTCACCCGGCCGACCCCGCCTTTTACACGTACATGATGAGCCACGCGGCGGCCGCGGGCGGCCTGCCCTATCCCTTCCCGTCGCACCTGCCGTTGCCCTACTACTCGCCCGTGGGCCTGGGTGCAGCGTCCGCCGCCTCGGCTGCCGCCTCGCCCTTCAGTGGCCCGCTGCGCCCGCTCGACACGTTCCGCGTGCTCTCGCAGCCCTACCCGCGACCCGAACTGCTGTGCGCCTTCCGCCACCCACCTCTCTACCCCGGCCCTGCGCACGGACTGGGTGCCTCGGCGGGCGGCCCCTGCTCCTGCCTTGCCTGCCACAGCGGTCCGGCCAATGGGCTGGCACCACGGGCCGCCGCCGCAGCCTCGGACTTCACTTGTGCCTCCACTTCCCGCTCGGACTCCTTCCTCACGTTCGCCCCCTCTGTGCTCAGCAAGGCCTCCTCGGTGGCATTGGACCAGAGAGAGGAGGTGCCCCTCACCAGATAA